The following proteins are encoded in a genomic region of Tenacibaculum sp. 190524A05c:
- a CDS encoding sterol desaturase family protein: MELKEVVFLFENASIIKYVGLFFIFNLSIVFIEIIVDFLIAKKRRWKDTGANVVIFGINQLLEKTIVGSIGIILLIPFQWLSLFEIPMNIWTWILAIFVADFTYYWMHRLEHEHRILWAHHSVHHSSEDYNLTISMRLSIIEGLFEWIFLIPMILVGFSPFQAVVGLVLVAQYQTWIHTEHIKSLGWLDEVFNTPSTHRVHHGSNRKYLDKNYGGILIIWDKLFGTFEREKEKVIYGLTKNINTNNPLTINFIEYLNIWKEVKKCKTLKDKFRIVFGNLIWKPEYFKRND, from the coding sequence ATGGAATTAAAAGAAGTTGTTTTTCTGTTTGAAAATGCGTCAATTATAAAGTATGTAGGATTGTTTTTCATCTTTAATTTAAGTATCGTTTTCATTGAAATTATTGTTGATTTTTTAATTGCGAAGAAGAGAAGATGGAAAGATACTGGAGCTAATGTTGTGATTTTTGGAATCAATCAATTACTCGAAAAAACAATTGTAGGAAGTATTGGTATTATTTTATTGATTCCGTTTCAATGGTTATCTCTGTTTGAAATTCCAATGAACATCTGGACCTGGATTTTAGCAATTTTTGTTGCCGATTTCACCTATTATTGGATGCATAGATTAGAGCACGAACATAGAATTTTATGGGCGCATCACAGTGTGCACCATTCATCTGAAGATTATAATCTTACCATTTCAATGCGATTAAGTATTATAGAAGGATTGTTCGAATGGATTTTTCTAATTCCAATGATTTTGGTTGGTTTTAGTCCATTTCAGGCAGTTGTAGGTTTGGTTTTAGTTGCACAATATCAAACTTGGATCCATACAGAGCATATTAAAAGTTTAGGTTGGTTAGATGAGGTTTTCAACACACCATCAACACATAGAGTTCATCATGGTTCTAACAGAAAATACTTAGATAAAAATTATGGAGGAATTTTAATTATATGGGACAAACTTTTCGGAACTTTTGAACGTGAAAAAGAAAAGGTAATTTATGGCTTAACAAAAAACATTAATACGAATAACCCACTAACCATCAACTTTATTGAATACCTCAATATTTGGAAAGAAGTTAAAAAATGTAAAACACTAAAAGATAAATTCAGAATTGTATTTGGAAACTTAATTTGGAAACCCGAATACTTCAAGAGGAATGATTAA
- a CDS encoding enoyl-CoA hydratase/isomerase family protein — protein MTTTTRPNGSLYTKIENKVATIEFGHPASNSFPSELLDRLAKEFDKLSDDTNVSVIVLKSEGERAFCAGASFDELVAIDNLEDGKAFFSGFANVINAMRKCSKLVIGRIQGKVVGGGVGLAGACDYVLATEAASIKLSELTIGIGPFVIAPAVERKVGVSGLAELTLDATSWKNAYWAKDKGLYARVFESISELDSEVELLAEKLASYNPEALDEMKRALWLGTEHWDTLLIDRAETSGKLVLSEFTKNALAKFKK, from the coding sequence ATGACTACAACAACAAGACCCAACGGGAGTTTATATACCAAAATTGAAAATAAAGTAGCAACTATTGAATTTGGACATCCAGCAAGTAATTCATTTCCAAGTGAATTATTAGATAGATTAGCTAAAGAATTTGATAAACTTTCTGATGATACTAACGTTTCAGTTATCGTTTTAAAATCTGAAGGAGAACGTGCCTTTTGCGCTGGAGCTTCTTTTGATGAATTGGTAGCGATTGATAATTTAGAAGATGGGAAAGCTTTCTTTTCTGGATTCGCTAATGTTATCAACGCAATGCGTAAATGTTCAAAATTAGTTATTGGTCGTATCCAAGGAAAAGTTGTAGGTGGTGGAGTTGGTTTAGCTGGTGCTTGTGATTATGTATTAGCAACAGAAGCGGCTTCAATTAAACTTTCTGAATTAACTATTGGAATTGGACCTTTTGTAATTGCTCCGGCTGTAGAACGTAAAGTTGGTGTTAGCGGATTAGCAGAGTTAACATTAGACGCAACAAGTTGGAAAAATGCATATTGGGCAAAAGATAAAGGATTATATGCACGTGTATTTGAGTCAATTTCTGAATTAGATTCAGAAGTAGAATTATTAGCTGAAAAGCTAGCTTCATACAATCCTGAAGCTTTAGATGAAATGAAAAGAGCTTTATGGTTAGGCACAGAACATTGGGATACTTTACTAATTGATCGAGCAGAAACTTCTGGTAAACTAGTACTTTCTGAATTCACTAAAAATGCCTTAGCAAAATTTAAAAAGTGA
- the folE gene encoding GTP cyclohydrolase I FolE: MEKHDHIGDNHISTSVETPLVPNAFDKSDDEKIANIQGYFSKIMEELGLDLTDDSLSGTPYRFAKMYVKELFYGLNPANRPKASTFENKYGYGKMLVEQNITIDSSCEHHFLPITGYAHVGYIPKDRVIGLSKINRLVDYYSHRPQVQERLCLQILKDLQETLGTEDVIVLVNAKHLCVSSRGIKDKNSYTTTIEYGGSFNDLAVRNEFFKICEFENRE; the protein is encoded by the coding sequence ATGGAGAAACATGATCATATTGGAGATAACCATATTTCAACAAGTGTAGAAACCCCTTTAGTACCAAACGCTTTTGATAAATCAGATGACGAAAAGATAGCAAACATTCAAGGGTATTTTTCAAAAATCATGGAAGAGCTAGGTTTAGATTTAACTGATGATAGTCTTTCAGGAACTCCATATCGTTTTGCAAAAATGTATGTAAAAGAATTGTTTTACGGTTTAAATCCGGCTAATAGACCAAAAGCATCAACTTTTGAAAACAAGTATGGTTATGGTAAAATGTTAGTAGAACAAAATATTACTATTGATTCTTCTTGCGAACATCATTTTCTTCCAATTACGGGTTATGCACATGTAGGTTATATTCCAAAAGATAGAGTTATTGGGCTTTCCAAAATCAACAGATTGGTAGATTATTATTCACACAGACCACAAGTACAAGAGCGTTTGTGTTTACAAATTCTAAAAGATTTACAAGAAACTTTAGGTACTGAGGATGTAATTGTGTTGGTAAATGCCAAGCATTTATGTGTTTCTTCTCGTGGAATTAAAGACAAGAATAGCTATACAACAACCATTGAATACGGAGGAAGTTTTAATGATTTAGCCGTTCGTAACGAGTTCTTTAAAATTTGTGAGTTCGAAAATAGAGAGTAG
- the mutS gene encoding DNA mismatch repair protein MutS, with protein sequence MAKTKAKKVTPLMQQYNGIKAKYPDAMLLFRVGDFYETFGEDAIKASEVLGIVLTKRGNGSESETALAGFPHHSLNTYLPKLVKAGHRVAICDQLEDPKMTKKIVKRGVTELVTPGVSLNDEVLQSKTNNFLAAIHFDKKQLGVSFLDVSTGEFLVAQGNESYIDKLLQNFSPSEVLVQKQHKQRFLEQFTNRFHTFYMEDWVFQKDYGYETLTNHFNVKNLKGFGVEDISYGIVAAGAVMYYLSETQHNKIEHIQRVNRIAEDNYIWMDRFTVRNLELYGGNSINSVSLLDVIDKTISPMGGRLLKRWLALPLKNLEQIKERHELVKFLIDSDDFFETTSYQLKQISDIERLVSKVATGKVSPREVVLLKNSLKAILPVKEAAEATKNATVKSLGKQLHACTDLIDKINTTVFEDAPVNINKGNAIANGVSEELDELRAIANSGKEYLDNMLARETERTGIPSLKIAFNNVFGYYIEVRNTHRDKVPEEWIRKQTLVNAERYITEELKEYETKILGAEEKIQALEVELFGKLIQYIINFVQPIQENAQIIAKIDCLLSFAQLAIDHNYVRPTVDETTDIEIKNGRHPVIEKQLPIGEEYIANDVVLNRNQQQIIMITGPNMSGKSAILRQTALIVLLAQMGSYVPAQQARIGIVDKIFTRVGASDNISMGESTFMVEMNETASILNNISERSLVLLDEIGRGTSTYDGISIAWAISEYLHEHPAKAKTLFATHYHELNEMTTTFERIKNFNVSVKELKDSIIFLRKLVAGGSNHSFGIHVAKLAGMPNQVIHRANKILKQLEESHSHKEVEDTLKDVQNQEMQMSFFQLDDPLLEDIREEILTTNIDTLTPIEALMKLNEIKRMLVKK encoded by the coding sequence TTGGCAAAAACAAAGGCAAAAAAGGTTACTCCATTAATGCAACAATATAACGGAATTAAAGCCAAATATCCGGATGCAATGTTGTTGTTTCGTGTTGGTGATTTTTATGAAACCTTTGGTGAGGACGCTATAAAAGCTTCAGAAGTTTTAGGAATTGTTTTAACTAAAAGAGGAAATGGTAGTGAGAGTGAAACTGCTTTGGCTGGTTTTCCTCATCATTCGTTAAACACCTATTTACCTAAATTAGTGAAAGCAGGACATCGTGTTGCCATTTGCGATCAGTTAGAAGATCCTAAAATGACAAAGAAAATTGTAAAACGTGGTGTAACTGAATTGGTTACTCCAGGAGTTTCTTTAAACGACGAAGTTTTACAGTCTAAAACCAACAATTTTTTAGCTGCAATTCATTTCGATAAAAAGCAATTAGGAGTTTCTTTCTTAGATGTTTCTACTGGAGAATTTTTAGTTGCGCAAGGAAATGAATCTTACATAGATAAGTTATTACAAAACTTTTCTCCAAGTGAAGTTTTGGTTCAAAAACAACATAAACAACGTTTTCTAGAACAATTTACCAATCGATTCCACACATTTTATATGGAAGATTGGGTGTTTCAAAAAGACTATGGTTACGAAACTTTAACCAATCATTTTAACGTTAAAAACCTAAAAGGATTTGGTGTAGAAGACATTTCTTACGGAATTGTTGCTGCTGGTGCTGTTATGTATTATTTATCGGAAACACAGCACAACAAAATTGAACATATTCAACGTGTTAATAGAATTGCTGAAGACAACTACATTTGGATGGATCGATTCACGGTTCGCAATTTAGAGTTGTACGGAGGAAATTCTATAAACTCAGTTTCATTATTAGATGTTATTGATAAAACCATTTCTCCTATGGGAGGACGTTTATTAAAGCGTTGGTTGGCCTTACCTCTTAAAAATTTAGAACAAATTAAAGAGCGTCACGAATTGGTGAAGTTTTTAATTGATAGTGATGACTTTTTTGAAACCACATCATATCAACTTAAGCAAATTTCTGATATTGAGCGATTGGTTTCTAAAGTAGCTACAGGGAAAGTTTCTCCTAGAGAAGTAGTACTATTAAAGAATTCATTAAAAGCAATTCTTCCTGTTAAAGAAGCTGCTGAAGCTACTAAAAATGCAACAGTAAAATCGTTAGGAAAACAACTACATGCGTGTACTGATTTAATAGATAAAATAAATACTACTGTTTTTGAAGATGCTCCTGTAAACATCAACAAAGGAAATGCAATTGCAAATGGTGTTTCAGAAGAATTAGATGAACTGAGAGCCATTGCAAATTCTGGAAAAGAGTATTTAGATAACATGCTTGCTCGTGAAACAGAACGTACCGGAATTCCGAGTTTAAAAATAGCATTCAATAATGTTTTCGGATATTATATTGAAGTAAGAAATACGCACAGAGATAAAGTTCCTGAAGAATGGATTCGAAAGCAAACTTTAGTAAATGCTGAACGATACATTACGGAGGAACTAAAGGAGTATGAAACAAAAATATTAGGAGCTGAAGAGAAGATTCAAGCTTTAGAAGTTGAGTTGTTTGGAAAGTTAATTCAATATATCATCAACTTTGTGCAACCAATTCAGGAAAATGCACAAATTATTGCTAAAATAGATTGTTTGTTATCCTTTGCGCAATTGGCTATCGATCATAATTATGTAAGACCAACTGTCGATGAAACCACAGATATTGAAATCAAAAATGGTCGTCATCCGGTAATTGAAAAACAACTTCCAATTGGTGAAGAATATATTGCAAACGATGTGGTTTTAAATCGCAATCAGCAACAAATTATCATGATTACCGGGCCAAACATGTCAGGTAAATCTGCGATTCTTCGTCAAACTGCTTTAATTGTTTTATTAGCTCAAATGGGAAGTTATGTTCCGGCTCAACAAGCTCGAATTGGAATTGTAGATAAAATATTTACCAGAGTTGGTGCTAGTGATAATATATCGATGGGAGAATCTACATTCATGGTAGAAATGAATGAAACTGCTTCTATTTTAAATAACATCTCAGAACGTAGTTTAGTTTTATTAGATGAAATTGGTCGTGGTACTTCTACCTATGATGGAATTTCTATTGCTTGGGCAATTTCTGAATATTTACATGAGCACCCAGCAAAAGCAAAAACCTTATTTGCTACACATTACCACGAGTTAAATGAAATGACAACTACTTTTGAACGCATTAAAAACTTTAATGTTTCTGTAAAAGAGTTAAAAGATAGTATCATATTCCTGCGTAAACTTGTAGCTGGTGGAAGTAATCATAGTTTTGGAATTCATGTAGCAAAGCTTGCAGGAATGCCAAATCAAGTTATCCATAGAGCAAATAAAATTTTGAAACAATTAGAAGAGAGTCATTCACACAAAGAAGTTGAAGACACTTTAAAAGATGTTCAAAATCAAGAAATGCAAATGAGCTTCTTCCAATTAGATGATCCTTTATTAGAAGATATCAGGGAAGAAATTTTAACTACAAATATTGACACTCTAACGCCAATTGAAGCGTTAATGAAACTAAATGAAATTAAGAGAATGTTGGTTAAGAAGTAG
- a CDS encoding MerC domain-containing protein, whose translation MVLKQKSDTLGALSSGLCLVHCVFTPFLFVIQSHAACCSHEEVPFWWKSVDILFLIISFFAIHKSVQTTSKMWMKYAMWITWFVLTLIIINEHFSWMSLAEETIYIPSLTLVFLHIYNSKYCQCSTDAYCDVN comes from the coding sequence ATGGTTCTGAAGCAAAAGTCAGATACTTTAGGAGCTTTATCAAGCGGTTTGTGTTTGGTGCATTGTGTTTTTACACCGTTTTTATTTGTTATTCAATCTCATGCTGCATGTTGCAGTCATGAAGAGGTTCCTTTTTGGTGGAAAAGCGTTGACATCCTATTTTTAATTATCTCATTTTTCGCAATTCACAAATCGGTACAAACTACATCAAAAATGTGGATGAAATATGCGATGTGGATAACTTGGTTTGTTCTTACATTGATTATTATTAATGAGCATTTCAGTTGGATGTCTTTAGCTGAAGAAACTATTTATATTCCTTCATTAACACTGGTATTTTTACACATATATAACAGTAAATATTGTCAATGTTCAACTGATGCGTATTGCGACGTGAACTAA
- a CDS encoding GNAT family N-acetyltransferase encodes MNDQNIKIKSIQGIPSNEVLNELLTLYTSVFEDAIVDFFMERISTKEDVVSIIAYKNEVPVGFKIGYRYNESTFYSWVGGVLLNHRKEGIAKQLAATQESIVKEKGYTKLRTKSMNRFKPMLILNLKNGFDIVQVYTNEKGQQKIVFEKEI; translated from the coding sequence ATGAATGATCAAAACATAAAAATTAAGTCAATTCAAGGAATCCCAAGTAACGAAGTCTTGAATGAGCTGTTGACCTTGTATACTTCGGTTTTTGAAGATGCGATAGTCGATTTTTTTATGGAAAGGATTTCAACCAAAGAAGATGTCGTTTCAATAATTGCTTATAAAAATGAAGTGCCAGTTGGATTTAAAATCGGATATCGATACAACGAAAGTACTTTTTACAGCTGGGTTGGAGGTGTTTTATTGAACCATAGAAAAGAAGGAATTGCTAAACAATTAGCAGCAACACAAGAATCAATTGTAAAAGAAAAAGGATATACCAAATTAAGAACAAAATCTATGAATCGATTTAAGCCTATGTTGATTTTAAATCTTAAAAATGGATTCGATATTGTTCAAGTGTATACCAATGAAAAAGGACAACAAAAGATTGTTTTTGAGAAGGAGATTTAA
- a CDS encoding MATE family efflux transporter, which produces MQHDISFKYINKLAIPALITGVAEPLLSTTDLAIVGNIQENATESIAAIGIVGAFLSMLIWVFGQTRSGISSIVSQYVGAQKLDNIKTLPAQATVIIVLASIVILVFSYPFAQEIFEFYNASGQVLEYSVDYYKIRVFGFPFTLFTIAVYGTFRGLQNTYYPMIIAIIGTVVNIVLDIVLVYGIDGYIPPMHIQGAAYASVIAQIIMAVISLILLYKKTNISLKFQLPFHDEIPRFITMVLNLFVRTIALNTALYFGTSYATGYGNEYIAAYTIGLNLWLMGAFIIDGYSSAGNILSGKLLGAKAYKTLVTLGNRLILYGFSLGVVMAIIGFLLYEPIGRLFTQEKEVLDTFYTSFWIILLMQPFCSLAFIYDGMFKGMGEMKYLRNLLLVTTGIVFIPTLLFFDSLDYKLYAIWIAFFAWIIARGFPLIMVFRKKFLALAKNE; this is translated from the coding sequence ATGCAACACGATATCAGTTTTAAATATATTAATAAATTGGCAATTCCTGCATTAATTACTGGTGTTGCAGAACCTCTGCTATCTACTACAGATTTAGCTATTGTTGGTAATATTCAAGAAAATGCTACCGAAAGCATTGCTGCCATTGGTATTGTTGGGGCTTTTCTTTCTATGTTAATTTGGGTTTTTGGACAAACTCGCAGTGGTATTTCATCAATTGTATCTCAATATGTTGGTGCACAAAAACTAGACAATATAAAAACGCTACCCGCACAAGCCACAGTAATTATTGTTTTGGCAAGTATTGTAATTTTGGTCTTCAGTTATCCGTTTGCACAAGAAATTTTTGAGTTTTATAATGCCTCTGGTCAAGTTTTAGAATATTCTGTCGACTATTATAAAATCAGAGTTTTTGGATTTCCGTTTACCTTATTCACTATAGCAGTTTACGGAACTTTTAGAGGATTACAAAACACCTATTATCCAATGATTATTGCAATTATTGGAACGGTAGTAAATATTGTTTTAGATATTGTTTTAGTATACGGAATAGATGGTTACATTCCTCCAATGCATATACAAGGAGCAGCTTATGCAAGTGTAATTGCACAAATTATTATGGCTGTTATTTCACTGATTTTACTGTATAAAAAAACGAACATTTCTTTGAAGTTTCAATTACCATTTCACGATGAAATTCCACGTTTTATCACAATGGTATTAAACTTATTCGTAAGAACCATTGCTTTAAATACTGCTTTATATTTCGGTACATCTTACGCAACAGGATACGGAAACGAATATATTGCTGCATATACCATTGGTTTAAATCTTTGGCTTATGGGGGCATTTATAATTGATGGATATTCTTCTGCTGGAAATATTTTATCGGGAAAATTACTTGGTGCTAAAGCATATAAAACTTTAGTAACATTAGGTAATAGATTGATTTTATATGGTTTTTCTTTAGGAGTAGTTATGGCTATTATTGGTTTTTTGCTGTATGAACCAATTGGAAGGTTGTTTACACAAGAAAAAGAAGTTTTAGACACCTTCTATACTTCATTTTGGATCATATTATTAATGCAACCTTTTTGTTCCTTAGCCTTTATTTATGATGGAATGTTTAAAGGAATGGGAGAAATGAAATATCTGCGTAATTTACTTTTAGTAACAACAGGAATTGTCTTTATTCCAACACTACTATTTTTTGATTCTTTGGACTACAAATTATATGCAATTTGGATTGCGTTCTTTGCTTGGATCATAGCTCGTGGCTTTCCTTTAATTATGGTATTTCGAAAGAAGTTTTTAGCATTGGCTAAAAATGAGTAA
- a CDS encoding RNA methyltransferase — MRKLRNNELGRISVDEFKEAEKTPIIVVLDNIRSLNNVGSVFRTSDAFLIEKIYLCGITATPPNKEIHKTALGATESVAWEYVEDTLTLIEKLKDEGVKVFAIEQADNSTKLNQLTVAKEEKYAIVFGNEVKGVQQEVVTASHNCIEIPQLGTKHSLNISVSCGVVLWDLFVKLRG, encoded by the coding sequence ATGCGTAAACTAAGAAATAATGAGTTAGGAAGAATTTCTGTTGATGAATTTAAAGAAGCAGAAAAAACTCCAATAATTGTTGTACTTGATAATATTAGAAGCTTAAATAATGTAGGTTCCGTCTTTAGAACTTCAGACGCTTTTTTAATTGAGAAGATCTATTTATGTGGAATTACAGCCACACCTCCAAATAAAGAAATTCATAAAACAGCTTTAGGTGCTACAGAATCTGTAGCATGGGAATATGTAGAAGATACCTTAACGTTAATTGAAAAATTAAAAGACGAAGGTGTTAAAGTATTTGCTATTGAACAAGCAGATAATAGTACAAAATTGAATCAACTTACTGTCGCTAAAGAAGAAAAGTATGCCATTGTTTTTGGTAATGAAGTTAAAGGTGTACAACAGGAAGTCGTAACTGCATCTCACAATTGTATTGAAATTCCTCAATTAGGTACAAAGCACTCATTAAACATTTCTGTGAGTTGTGGTGTTGTACTTTGGGATTTGTTTGTAAAGTTGAGAGGATAA
- a CDS encoding GNAT family N-acetyltransferase, translating into MISLIRTDSKNKDFIELVKQLDAFLAITDGDDHDFYNQYNGLDNIKYVIVGYMDSIPVACGAIKQFDAKTMEIKRMFTSEKSRGKGMASKVLVELEKWALELSFERCILETGIRQVEAVHLYKKNKYTLMENYGQYAGIEESLCFEKKLI; encoded by the coding sequence GTGATTTCCTTAATTCGAACAGATTCTAAGAATAAAGACTTTATCGAGTTGGTAAAACAACTCGATGCTTTTTTAGCTATTACTGATGGCGATGATCATGACTTTTACAATCAGTATAATGGCTTAGACAATATCAAATATGTTATTGTTGGTTATATGGATTCTATTCCTGTTGCTTGCGGTGCAATAAAACAATTTGATGCCAAAACCATGGAAATTAAAAGGATGTTTACTTCAGAAAAATCTAGAGGTAAAGGAATGGCATCAAAAGTTTTAGTTGAACTTGAAAAATGGGCTTTAGAATTGTCTTTTGAAAGATGCATTCTAGAAACCGGAATTCGACAAGTTGAAGCTGTTCATCTATACAAAAAGAATAAATATACATTGATGGAAAACTATGGGCAATATGCTGGAATAGAAGAAAGCCTTTGTTTTGAAAAAAAACTGATTTAA
- a CDS encoding tetratricopeptide repeat protein: MRYILVFLFVINFSFGQNKNTEKDSIIKEALNAYFKRDTVKLKKYTGAVFNLYQRTNDSTLLAKYHQYNALRAKITFKNDSAYYYQYQALEISKKLKDSLQVGLRYLSIAGLQRMNQDWIGSEENLIQCLKYHEPLASKDDPDIYMYVKSAYNILGLISFERKRYEESLKYYRKALELNEKVVNKGRKEKGYLYLINNIGVTYMNMNNYEKAIEYFKEGLAFENIKENYPSNYGLFLENFTESSFNLERYDDVLKNYNVVIDIRLKNGNLFDLSAVHINILDFYLKTGNLKKAKEYGLKALDYAKKSGNTRYILKSYYNLSKVTNEKESNNYLDAYIQLSDSLQVAERDTKNQFARISFETEKKEKENAILTAENQSKELEILEQKQQKTWGWFLAIFSLLGLGISILFFNLKKRKAAFIAELDKVRVANNERDRIAQELHDGILGRLFGTRFGLGFLPVGGGKEEAEKYGQLLDELQDIEKEIREVSHKLSYTPSSSSENFNAVINELIKEKSTIADLNYKVDIAKEINWDIIQKDIKTDIYRILQEALQNIIKHAKANTVSVAIKESNNNLSLEIEDNGVGFDASEQAEGIGFRNMEARVKKLQGIFGVQSSKGNGTNVLVQIPI; encoded by the coding sequence ATGCGTTACATTCTTGTTTTTTTGTTTGTTATTAATTTTTCATTTGGTCAGAACAAGAACACTGAAAAAGATAGTATTATCAAAGAGGCATTAAATGCTTATTTTAAGAGGGATACAGTTAAATTAAAGAAATATACAGGGGCTGTATTTAACTTGTACCAAAGAACAAATGATTCAACCTTACTAGCAAAATATCATCAATACAACGCGTTAAGAGCTAAAATCACATTTAAAAATGATAGCGCTTATTACTATCAATATCAAGCTCTTGAAATATCAAAAAAGCTAAAAGATTCATTGCAAGTAGGATTACGTTATTTAAGTATTGCTGGATTACAAAGAATGAACCAAGACTGGATTGGAAGTGAAGAAAATTTAATTCAATGCTTAAAGTATCATGAACCTTTGGCGAGTAAGGACGATCCTGATATTTACATGTATGTAAAATCAGCATATAATATTTTAGGTTTAATTTCTTTTGAAAGGAAGCGATATGAAGAATCCCTAAAATATTATAGAAAAGCATTAGAGTTAAATGAAAAGGTAGTTAATAAAGGAAGAAAGGAAAAAGGATATTTATATCTAATCAATAATATAGGTGTAACCTATATGAACATGAATAATTATGAGAAAGCAATTGAATATTTTAAAGAAGGTTTAGCTTTTGAAAATATAAAAGAAAACTACCCTTCAAACTATGGATTATTCTTGGAAAACTTTACTGAATCAAGTTTTAATCTAGAACGATATGATGACGTTTTAAAAAACTATAATGTAGTAATAGATATTCGTTTGAAGAACGGGAATTTGTTTGATTTAAGTGCTGTTCATATTAACATTCTAGACTTTTATTTGAAAACAGGAAATCTAAAGAAAGCAAAAGAATATGGCTTAAAAGCTCTTGATTATGCTAAAAAATCAGGAAATACTAGATACATTTTAAAATCCTATTATAACTTATCTAAAGTTACTAACGAGAAAGAGTCTAATAATTATTTAGATGCCTATATTCAACTCTCAGACAGTTTACAAGTTGCTGAGAGAGATACTAAAAATCAATTTGCAAGAATAAGTTTTGAAACAGAAAAAAAGGAGAAGGAAAATGCCATATTAACGGCAGAAAATCAATCGAAAGAATTAGAAATTTTAGAGCAAAAACAACAAAAAACATGGGGTTGGTTTTTGGCTATTTTTAGTTTGTTAGGTCTTGGAATTAGTATTCTGTTTTTCAACTTAAAGAAAAGAAAGGCCGCTTTTATAGCAGAATTAGATAAAGTTAGAGTTGCTAATAATGAACGTGATAGGATTGCTCAAGAATTACACGACGGTATTTTAGGAAGATTATTTGGGACACGATTTGGTTTAGGATTTTTGCCTGTAGGAGGAGGTAAAGAAGAAGCCGAAAAGTATGGTCAACTATTAGATGAGCTTCAGGATATTGAAAAAGAAATTCGAGAAGTCTCACATAAATTGAGTTACACTCCGAGTAGTTCTTCAGAGAATTTTAACGCAGTAATTAATGAGCTGATTAAAGAGAAAAGTACTATTGCTGATTTGAATTATAAAGTTGATATAGCCAAAGAGATCAATTGGGATATCATACAGAAAGATATTAAAACTGATATTTACAGAATTCTTCAGGAAGCCTTACAGAATATTATCAAGCATGCAAAAGCAAACACAGTTTCTGTAGCCATTAAAGAGTCCAATAATAATCTTTCTTTAGAAATAGAGGATAATGGTGTTGGTTTCGATGCTTCAGAGCAAGCTGAAGGAATTGGTTTTAGAAATATGGAAGCACGAGTTAAAAAGTTACAAGGAATTTTTGGAGTACAAAGTTCAAAAGGAAATGGGACAAACGTATTAGTTCAAATTCCTATTTAA
- a CDS encoding Fur family transcriptional regulator — protein MGVIRKTKAVKRLLSLFEPGVSAISAVDLVSQLNEEMNKTTVYRVLDRLENDGIVHSFMGTEGIKWYAKCTSCSSHHHNDIHPHFQCTECKKVTCLSVEISIPQVENHTIENATVFLTGKCSSCS, from the coding sequence ATGGGAGTTATTAGAAAAACAAAAGCAGTAAAAAGATTATTAAGTTTATTTGAGCCAGGTGTATCAGCAATATCAGCTGTTGATTTAGTGTCACAACTTAATGAAGAAATGAATAAGACTACGGTATATCGAGTTTTAGACAGACTTGAAAATGATGGTATTGTTCATTCCTTCATGGGAACCGAAGGAATTAAATGGTATGCAAAATGCACAAGTTGTTCTTCGCATCATCATAATGATATTCATCCGCACTTTCAGTGTACAGAATGTAAAAAAGTAACGTGTTTATCTGTTGAAATTTCAATTCCACAAGTTGAAAATCATACGATTGAAAACGCAACTGTGTTCTTAACAGGTAAATGCTCTAGTTGTTCTTAA